A region from the Aegilops tauschii subsp. strangulata cultivar AL8/78 chromosome 5, Aet v6.0, whole genome shotgun sequence genome encodes:
- the LOC109746444 gene encoding GRF1-interacting factor 3 — MQQAMPMPAAAAAPGMPPSAGLSTEQIQKYLDENKQLILAILENQNLGKLAECAQYQAQLQKNLLYLAAIADTQPQTSVSRPQMAPPSASPGAGHYMSQVPMFPPRTPLTPQQMQEQQLQQQQAQMLPFAGQMVARPGAVNGMPHAPQVEPAYAAGGASSEPSGTESHRSTGADNDGGSGLADQS, encoded by the exons ATGCAGCAAGCGATGCCcatgccggcggcggcggcggcgccggggaTGCCTCCGTCTGCTGGCCTCAGCACCGAGCAGATCCAAAAG TACCTGGATGAAAATAAGCAACTAATTTTGGCTATCTTGGAAAATCAGAACCTGGGAAAGTTGGCGGAATGTGCTCA GTATCAAGCTCAGCTTCAGAAGAATCTTTTGTATTTGGCTGCAATTGCTGATACTCAGCCACAGACCTCTGTAAGCCGTCCTCAG ATGGCACCACCTAGTGCATCCCCAGGGGCAGGGCATTACATGTCACAGGTGCCAATGTTCCCTCCAAGGACCCCTCTAACGCCTCAGCAGATGCAGGAGCAGCAACTACAGCAACAACAGGCTCAGATGCTTCCGTTTGCTGGTCAAATGGTTGCGAGACCTGGGGCTGTCAATGGCATGCCCCACGCCCCTCAAGTTGAACCAGCCTATGCAGCAGGTGGGGCCAGTTCTGAGCCTTCTGGCACTGAGAGCCACAGGAGCACTGGTGCCGATAACGACGGTGGGAGCGGCTTGGCTGACCAGTCCTAA